A genomic region of Eucalyptus grandis isolate ANBG69807.140 chromosome 5, ASM1654582v1, whole genome shotgun sequence contains the following coding sequences:
- the LOC120286278 gene encoding ankyrin repeat-containing protein BDA1-like, which translates to MEQRMLEAARKGNIHELDDLIGRNEQILEEMVLEGAGHTPLHVACVGGHLDFVRELLKHMPKLAEKVDPCGFSPLHIAAARGDVEIAEELLKVGTHLCSAEGRERRIPLHYAIIHGEVDVMEILLSTSPESVEKKTARKETALHLAVKNNRFKVLVRLVEHLKRHKKEQLINWKDNEGNTTLHLATASKNFEARLTVPLFYHTFLCALGC; encoded by the coding sequence ATGGAGCAAAGGATGTTAGAAGCAGCTCGAAAGGGCAATATCCATGAGCTGGACGACTTGATCGGCAGGAACGAGCAAATCCTTGAGGAGATGGTTCTCGAAGGAGCCGGCCACACACCGCTGCACGTCGCTTGTGTGGGCGGCCATTTGGATTTCGTCCGAGAGCTCCTGAAGCATATGCCGAAGCTTGCGGAAAAAGTGGACCCGTGTGGCTTCAGCCCGCTGCACATCGCGGCAGCTCGTGGTGATGTTGAGATCGCGGAGGAGCTCTTGAAAGTGGGTACACACCTGTGCTCCGCGGAGGGACGGGAGAGAAGAATCCCTTTGCATTATGCCATCATCCACGGGGAGGTCGATGTCATGGAGATACTACTATCCACTTCACCTGAGTCTGTTGAAAAGAAAACCGCCCGGAAGGAGACCGCGCTGCACCTCGCTGTGAAGAACAATCGGTTTAAAGTGCTGGTTAGGTTGGTGGAGCATCTGAAGCGGCACAAGAAGGAGCAATTGATCAATTGGAAGGACAACGAAGGCAACACTACCTTGCATCTTGCTACCGCTAGCAAAAATTTCGAGGCAAGACTCACGGTTCCCTTATTTTATCACACTTTTCTTTGTGCATTAGGATGTTAA